The proteins below come from a single Parafrankia discariae genomic window:
- the rpsS gene encoding 30S ribosomal protein S19 — protein MPRSLKKGPFVDDHLLKKVDVQNEKGTKHVIRTWSRRSTVIPDMLGHTIAVHDGRKHVPVFITEGMVGHKLGEFAPTRTFRGHVKEDRRSRRG, from the coding sequence ATGCCACGCAGTCTTAAAAAGGGCCCGTTCGTCGACGACCACCTGCTCAAGAAGGTGGACGTACAGAACGAGAAGGGCACCAAGCACGTCATCCGGACCTGGTCTCGTCGTTCGACCGTGATCCCCGACATGCTGGGCCACACGATCGCCGTGCACGACGGGCGCAAGCACGTCCCCGTGTTCATCACCGAGGGAATGGTCGGGCACAAGCTCGGCGAGTTCGCGCCCACGCGCACCTTCCGCGGGCACGTCAAGGAGGACCGGAGGTCACGCCGTGGCTGA